One genomic segment of Bacteroides caccae includes these proteins:
- a CDS encoding Crp/Fnr family transcriptional regulator: MDNIIRKIQELYPVSDDSLHLLKYCFKQQTFPAKTIIIQAGRFDNQVYFIEKGITRSYILHNGKEITTWFSMEGDATCGSWDLYRHKAGFEYVETLEETLTYSISIDKLNDLYKSRIDIANWMRVLQQENFLLLQDIHISRLNLSAQERYEKLIKEYPSIFHRVTLGHIASFLGITQPSLSRIRSSR, translated from the coding sequence ATGGATAATATAATAAGAAAGATACAAGAACTCTATCCTGTTTCGGATGATTCATTGCATCTGCTAAAGTACTGTTTCAAACAACAGACTTTTCCGGCTAAAACTATCATCATACAAGCTGGTCGTTTTGACAATCAGGTTTATTTTATAGAAAAAGGTATAACACGTTCATATATCCTGCATAATGGAAAAGAAATAACAACATGGTTTTCTATGGAAGGCGATGCGACTTGTGGTTCATGGGATTTATATCGGCACAAAGCAGGATTTGAATATGTAGAAACCTTAGAAGAAACTTTAACCTACTCCATTTCTATAGACAAGTTGAATGATTTATATAAATCCCGTATTGACATTGCCAATTGGATGAGAGTGTTACAGCAAGAAAATTTTCTACTTTTACAGGACATTCATATTTCCCGGCTGAACTTGTCTGCCCAAGAACGTTATGAAAAGTTGATAAAAGAATATCCCAGCATTTTCCACCGAGTGACTTTAGGACATATTGCCTCTTTTTTAGGAATAACACAACCTTCTCTTAGCAGAATCCGGTCAAGCCGATGA
- a CDS encoding NUDIX hydrolase N-terminal domain-containing protein, which yields MNKIVQPQWLEWTKELQFIAQGGLTYSKDVFDIERFERIREITAEMLSLQSEIPIEKVKNLFCNETGFQTPKLDTRAAIFKDDKILLVKEKNGTWSLPGGWVDINQSIKTNTEKEVKEEAGLNVKAIRIIAMQDRNLHNIPPYAYNVCKVFVLCEIESGYFRPNIETDESAYFGLEELPILAKEKNNEEQIKMCFAAYYDRNWQVLFD from the coding sequence ATGAATAAAATAGTACAACCACAATGGCTTGAATGGACAAAAGAACTACAATTCATTGCCCAAGGGGGATTGACATATTCCAAAGATGTATTTGATATAGAACGCTTTGAACGCATTAGAGAAATTACAGCAGAAATGCTTAGTCTGCAAAGTGAAATACCCATAGAAAAAGTAAAGAATCTGTTTTGCAATGAAACAGGATTTCAAACTCCTAAATTAGATACACGAGCTGCTATATTCAAAGATGATAAAATACTGCTTGTGAAAGAGAAAAATGGAACTTGGTCTTTGCCCGGTGGTTGGGTCGATATAAATCAGAGTATCAAGACTAATACGGAAAAAGAAGTAAAAGAAGAAGCAGGATTAAATGTAAAAGCTATCCGGATAATAGCTATGCAAGATAGAAATTTGCATAATATTCCTCCCTATGCCTACAATGTTTGTAAAGTTTTTGTTCTTTGTGAGATTGAAAGCGGATATTTCCGACCCAATATTGAAACGGATGAGAGTGCCTATTTCGGATTGGAAGAATTACCTATTCTTGCAAAAGAGAAAAATAACGAAGAACAAATTAAAATGTGCTTTGCAGCTTACTACGATAGAAACTGGCAAGTATTATTTGACTAA
- a CDS encoding HAD family hydrolase, producing MKYKHIVFDIDGTLIDTEYAVINSLIKTITEITGSAPQYESLKFALGITGRNALELLKIPDIEDALKRWDRNMKLLQHTIQPFQGIKECLQSLLSRGYILGIVTSKTYQEYYSEFEPLGLADYFSTIVCADDTDEHKPQAAPLVAYLAKAHVSPENALYIGDSIYDIQCANNAGVDSGLVLWSNNVSNPIRADYYFKTPNDISKIL from the coding sequence ATGAAATATAAACATATCGTATTCGACATAGACGGTACATTGATAGATACGGAATATGCAGTCATCAACTCTTTAATAAAAACAATTACAGAAATAACAGGAAGCGCACCTCAATATGAAAGTCTGAAATTTGCTTTAGGCATTACCGGAAGAAATGCGTTGGAATTACTCAAAATACCCGACATAGAAGATGCATTGAAACGATGGGATAGGAATATGAAATTACTCCAGCACACTATTCAACCTTTTCAAGGTATCAAAGAATGCTTGCAATCCCTTTTATCAAGAGGTTATATTTTAGGCATTGTAACCTCCAAAACATATCAAGAATATTATTCTGAATTTGAGCCATTAGGGTTAGCGGACTATTTTTCCACAATTGTATGTGCCGATGATACTGACGAACATAAGCCCCAAGCAGCACCCTTAGTAGCATATTTGGCTAAAGCCCATGTAAGCCCCGAAAACGCTCTCTATATTGGTGATAGTATTTATGATATTCAATGTGCTAACAATGCTGGTGTTGATTCCGGATTGGTTTTATGGAGCAATAATGTATCTAATCCTATACGTGCAGACTATTATTTTAAGACACCCAATGATATAAGTAAAATTCTATAA
- a CDS encoding ISAon1 family transposase — MGTLYGVDGDLLERQYRNHLSNYLHWDQLAHAENWLLFEKNIGAYVCIDEVALSRGELYTVLINKETYGGSIIGIIKGTDVCTVTSVLLKLSRRRRYQVREITLDMAPNMEQIARTCFPAAKRVTDRFHVQKLAYEAVQEMRVKARWEALDEESIQIAYAKACGKMYHAPVFANGDTRKQLLARSIYLLYKKESLWTQSQRIRAEILFKEYPDIKKGYYMAMRLGSIYHQCKFKDIALTRLARWYDEVDKAGFLTFGRVARSIQTHYMNIINFFERRTTNAAAESFNAKIKAFRAQFRGVRDKAFFLYRLAKLYA, encoded by the coding sequence TTGGGTACTTTATATGGCGTTGACGGGGATTTGTTGGAACGTCAATACCGCAACCATTTAAGTAATTACCTACACTGGGATCAGCTTGCTCACGCAGAGAACTGGCTCCTGTTTGAGAAGAACATTGGTGCCTACGTCTGCATTGACGAAGTGGCTCTTTCCCGTGGAGAACTCTATACTGTGTTGATTAATAAAGAGACTTACGGTGGCAGTATTATTGGTATCATTAAAGGTACGGATGTTTGCACGGTTACCTCTGTCCTGCTTAAACTTTCGCGTCGTCGCCGCTACCAGGTGCGTGAGATAACATTGGATATGGCTCCCAATATGGAACAGATTGCCCGGACTTGCTTCCCTGCTGCCAAACGGGTTACGGATCGTTTCCATGTACAGAAATTAGCGTATGAAGCGGTTCAGGAGATGCGGGTGAAAGCTCGCTGGGAGGCTTTGGACGAAGAGTCCATACAGATAGCTTACGCCAAGGCCTGCGGAAAGATGTATCATGCGCCCGTTTTCGCCAATGGAGATACAAGAAAACAGTTGCTGGCAAGGAGTATTTATCTGCTTTACAAAAAAGAATCTCTATGGACTCAGTCTCAAAGGATACGGGCCGAGATTCTATTTAAAGAATATCCCGATATAAAGAAAGGATATTATATGGCCATGCGGTTAGGATCAATCTATCATCAGTGTAAGTTTAAAGATATAGCTTTGACAAGGCTTGCAAGGTGGTATGATGAAGTAGACAAAGCGGGGTTTCTCACCTTTGGAAGGGTAGCGCGCTCGATACAAACGCACTATATGAATATAATAAACTTCTTTGAAAGAAGGACTACCAATGCAGCAGCAGAATCATTTAATGCTAAAATCAAAGCGTTCAGGGCACAGTTCAGAGGAGTAAGAGATAAAGCATTTTTCTTGTACAGACTCGCTAAATTATATGCATAA
- a CDS encoding mannose-1-phosphate guanylyltransferase, producing MTNMNNYCVIMGGGIGSRFWPFSRKTLPKQFLDFFGTGRSLLQQTFDRFQKVIPTENIFIVTNAMYADLVKEQLPEVNEDQILLEPARRNTAPCIAWASYHIRALNPNANIVVAPSDHLILKEDEFLAAIEKGLNFVSRSEKLLTLGIKPNRPETGYGYIQIDEPAGENFYRVKTFTEKPELELAQVFVESGEFYWNSGLFMWNVNTIIKACEYLLPELASKLAPGKDIYATEKEKAFIEENFPACPNVSIDFGIMEKADNVYVSLGDFGWSDLGTWGSLYDLSERDQDGNVTLKCHSLIYNSKDNMVVLPKGKLAVIDGLEGYLIAESNNVLLICRKDEEHAIRKYVNDAQMQLGDDFI from the coding sequence ATGACAAACATGAATAATTATTGCGTGATTATGGGTGGAGGTATCGGAAGCCGTTTTTGGCCGTTTAGCCGTAAAACACTCCCCAAACAGTTTTTAGATTTCTTCGGGACCGGGCGTTCACTTTTACAACAAACTTTTGACCGCTTCCAAAAAGTTATTCCAACAGAAAATATTTTCATTGTCACCAATGCAATGTATGCGGACTTAGTGAAAGAACAATTACCTGAAGTAAACGAAGATCAGATTCTGCTGGAACCGGCAAGACGGAACACCGCTCCTTGTATAGCATGGGCTTCCTACCACATTCGCGCATTAAATCCAAACGCTAATATCGTAGTCGCTCCTTCCGATCATTTAATTCTGAAAGAAGACGAATTTCTCGCTGCCATTGAAAAAGGACTGAACTTCGTATCGCGTTCCGAAAAACTATTGACACTGGGTATCAAGCCGAATCGTCCAGAGACAGGGTATGGATATATACAAATAGACGAACCTGCCGGAGAAAATTTCTACAGAGTGAAAACATTCACAGAAAAGCCGGAGCTGGAATTAGCCCAGGTATTTGTAGAAAGTGGAGAGTTTTATTGGAATTCCGGTCTATTTATGTGGAACGTAAATACAATCATCAAAGCCTGCGAATATCTGCTACCTGAACTGGCTTCAAAATTAGCGCCGGGAAAAGACATCTATGCCACCGAGAAGGAAAAAGCATTTATCGAAGAAAACTTCCCCGCATGCCCCAATGTATCTATCGACTTCGGCATTATGGAAAAAGCTGACAATGTATATGTATCTCTAGGAGACTTCGGCTGGTCGGATCTCGGAACGTGGGGATCACTCTACGATTTATCGGAAAGAGATCAGGATGGCAATGTCACTCTGAAATGCCATTCGCTTATCTATAACAGCAAAGATAATATGGTAGTACTTCCGAAAGGAAAACTTGCCGTAATCGACGGTCTGGAAGGATACCTGATTGCTGAGTCGAATAACGTGCTGTTAATCTGTCGTAAGGATGAAGAACATGCCATTCGTAAATATGTAAATGATGCCCAAATGCAACTCGGTGACGACTTTATTTAG
- a CDS encoding AMP-binding protein encodes MQLFDRTLGQWLEHWAEETPDKEYIVYSDRNLRFTWSQLNRRVDDMAKGLIAIGVERGTHVGIWAANVPDWLTLLYACAKIGAVYVTVNTNYKQSELEYLCQNSDMHTLCIVNGEKDSDFVQMTYTMLPELKICERGYLKSERFPYMKNVVYVGQEKHRGMYNTAEILLLGNNIEDSCLNELKSKVDCHDVVNMQYTSGTTGFPKGVMLTHYNIANNGFLTGEHMKFTADDKLCCCVPLFHCFGVVLATMNCLTHGCTQVMVERFDPLVVLASIHKERCTALYGVPTMFIAELHHPMFDLFDMSCLRTGIMAGSLCPVELMKQVEEKMYMKVTSVYGLTETAPGMTATRIDDSFDVRCNTVGRDFEFTEVKVIDPETGEECPVGVQGEMCNRGYNTMKGYYKNPEATAEVLDKNNFLHSGDLGIKDENGNYRITGRIKDMIIRGGENIYPREIEEFLYKLDGVKDVQVAGIPSKKYGEAVGAFIILQEGVTIQAEDVRDFCRNKISRYKIPKYIFFVDEFPMTGSGKIQKFRLKDLGLKLCKEQGIEII; translated from the coding sequence ATGCAATTATTTGACCGTACTTTGGGACAGTGGCTGGAACACTGGGCTGAAGAGACTCCTGATAAGGAATATATCGTATATTCCGACCGCAATCTTCGATTTACCTGGAGCCAATTGAATCGTCGCGTAGATGATATGGCGAAAGGACTTATCGCCATTGGCGTGGAACGAGGCACCCACGTAGGTATCTGGGCCGCTAATGTTCCCGATTGGCTTACATTGCTTTATGCTTGTGCTAAGATTGGTGCCGTATATGTCACTGTGAACACGAACTATAAACAGTCAGAGTTGGAATATCTTTGCCAGAACTCGGATATGCACACACTTTGTATCGTAAATGGTGAGAAAGATAGTGATTTTGTGCAAATGACGTATACTATGCTTCCCGAATTGAAAATTTGTGAACGCGGGTATTTGAAAAGCGAACGTTTTCCATATATGAAAAATGTAGTATATGTCGGACAGGAGAAACATCGCGGAATGTATAACACGGCGGAAATCCTGTTGTTGGGAAATAATATCGAGGATAGTTGCCTAAATGAACTTAAAAGTAAAGTTGACTGTCACGATGTGGTAAATATGCAATATACATCAGGAACTACCGGTTTCCCGAAAGGGGTAATGCTTACACATTATAATATAGCTAACAATGGTTTCCTGACCGGTGAGCACATGAAGTTTACGGCAGATGATAAACTTTGTTGCTGTGTTCCGTTGTTCCATTGTTTCGGGGTTGTATTGGCCACCATGAACTGCCTGACTCATGGTTGCACGCAGGTAATGGTAGAGCGTTTTGATCCGTTGGTTGTGCTGGCTTCCATTCATAAAGAGCGTTGTACGGCGCTTTATGGAGTGCCTACTATGTTTATTGCCGAGTTGCATCATCCGATGTTCGACTTGTTTGATATGTCTTGTCTTCGTACAGGTATTATGGCAGGCTCTCTGTGTCCTGTTGAATTGATGAAACAGGTTGAGGAGAAGATGTATATGAAGGTGACCAGTGTATATGGTCTGACGGAAACGGCTCCCGGCATGACTGCCACCCGTATTGACGATTCATTTGATGTGCGTTGTAACACGGTTGGGCGCGATTTTGAATTTACGGAAGTGAAAGTCATTGATCCGGAAACAGGTGAGGAATGTCCGGTGGGTGTACAGGGAGAAATGTGTAACCGTGGATATAACACCATGAAGGGGTATTATAAGAACCCGGAAGCTACGGCGGAAGTGCTTGATAAAAATAACTTCTTGCACTCCGGCGATTTGGGTATTAAGGACGAAAACGGCAATTACCGCATCACCGGACGTATCAAGGATATGATTATTCGCGGTGGCGAAAATATTTATCCGCGTGAGATAGAAGAGTTCCTTTATAAACTTGATGGAGTGAAGGATGTACAGGTTGCAGGTATTCCTTCTAAGAAGTATGGTGAGGCTGTTGGAGCGTTCATCATTCTACAGGAAGGTGTCACGATACAGGCGGAGGATGTACGTGACTTTTGCAGAAACAAGATTTCCCGTTACAAAATACCGAAATATATTTTCTTTGTGGACGAGTTTCCGATGACAGGTAGCGGAAAGATTCAGAAGTTCAGATTGAAGGATCTCGGTCTGAAACTTTGTAAGGAACAGGGAATAGAGATAATTTAG
- a CDS encoding helix-turn-helix domain-containing protein: protein MDTSKIVGEKIKSLREDKSITIEELAQRSGLAMEQIERIENNIDIPSLAPLIKIARVLGVRLGTFLDDQDEVGPVVCRKKEAKDAISFSNNAIHSRKHMEYHSLSKSKADRHMEPFIIDVMPTEDTDFVLSSHEGEEFIMVMEGIMEISYGKNTYLLEEGDSIYYDSIVPHHVHAYEGQAAKILAVVYTPI from the coding sequence ATGGATACAAGTAAAATTGTAGGAGAGAAAATTAAGTCACTCCGCGAAGATAAATCAATAACCATAGAAGAATTGGCGCAGCGTTCTGGTTTGGCTATGGAACAGATTGAGCGTATCGAAAATAATATCGATATCCCTTCTCTTGCTCCGTTGATTAAGATTGCTCGTGTATTGGGTGTACGGCTGGGGACTTTCTTGGACGATCAGGACGAAGTGGGACCGGTGGTATGCCGTAAGAAAGAGGCAAAAGACGCTATCAGCTTCTCCAATAATGCGATTCACTCACGCAAACACATGGAATACCATTCTTTGTCCAAATCGAAAGCCGACCGTCACATGGAGCCATTCATCATTGATGTAATGCCAACTGAAGATACCGACTTTGTTCTTTCTTCTCATGAGGGAGAGGAGTTTATCATGGTTATGGAGGGTATCATGGAAATCAGTTATGGAAAGAATACATACCTTCTGGAAGAAGGCGATAGTATTTATTATGACTCTATCGTTCCTCACCATGTACATGCTTACGAGGGACAGGCTGCAAAGATTCTGGCAGTAGTTTATACACCGATTTGA
- the rpsO gene encoding 30S ribosomal protein S15, with protein MYLDAAKKQEIFGKYGKSNTDTGSTEAQIALFSYRISRLTEHMKLNRKDYSTERALTMLVAKRRRLLDYLKAKDITRYRAIVKELGLRK; from the coding sequence ATGTATTTAGACGCTGCTAAAAAGCAAGAAATCTTCGGAAAGTACGGGAAGTCTAACACTGATACTGGCTCAACTGAGGCGCAGATAGCTTTGTTTTCCTACCGTATTTCTCGTCTGACTGAGCACATGAAGCTCAACAGAAAAGATTATAGTACAGAGAGAGCCTTAACAATGTTGGTAGCTAAACGTCGTCGTTTGCTCGATTACTTGAAAGCTAAAGATATCACAAGATATCGTGCTATTGTTAAAGAACTCGGTTTGCGTAAGTAA
- the typA gene encoding translational GTPase TypA codes for MQNIRNIAIIAHVDHGKTTLVDKMLLAGNLFRNNQNSGELILDNNDLERERGITILSKNVSINYNGTKINIIDTPGHSDFGGEVERVLNMADGCILLVDAFEGPMPQTRFVLQKALEIGLKPIVVVNKVDKPNCRPEEVYEMVFDLMFSLNATEDQLDFPVIYGSAKNNWMSTDWQKPTETITPLLDCIIENIPAPTQLEGTPQMLITSLDYSSYTGRIAVGRVHRGTLKEGMNVTLVKRNGDMLKSKIKELHVFEGLGRVKTSEVSSGDICALVGIDGFEIGDTVCDFENPEALPPIAIDEPTMSMLFAINDSPFFGKDGKFVTSRHIHDRLMRELDKNLALRVKKSEEDGKWIVSGRGVLHLSVLIETMRREGYELQVGQPQVIYREIDGVKCEPIEELTINVPEEYSSKIIDMVTRRKGEMVKMENTGERINLEFDMPSRGIIGLRTNVLTASAGEAIMAHRFKEYQPYKGEIERRTNGSMIAMESGTAFAYAIDKLQDRGKFFIFPQDEVYAGQVVGEHSHDNDLVINVTKSKKLTNMRASGSDDKVRLIPPVQFSLEEALEYIKEDEYVEVTPKAMRMRKVILDEIERKRANKI; via the coding sequence ATGCAAAATATTCGAAACATTGCAATCATTGCCCATGTTGACCATGGGAAAACAACGCTGGTTGACAAAATGCTGTTGGCCGGAAATTTGTTCCGCAACAATCAAAATAGTGGTGAACTTATCCTGGATAACAACGACTTGGAGCGCGAACGTGGTATAACGATTCTTTCCAAGAACGTTTCCATTAACTACAACGGTACTAAAATTAATATTATTGATACTCCGGGACACAGTGACTTCGGTGGTGAAGTTGAACGCGTATTGAATATGGCCGATGGTTGTATTCTGCTGGTCGACGCATTTGAAGGTCCGATGCCCCAGACTCGTTTCGTGCTGCAAAAAGCATTGGAAATTGGTTTGAAACCGATTGTAGTAGTCAATAAGGTAGATAAGCCGAACTGCCGTCCGGAAGAAGTATACGAAATGGTTTTCGACTTGATGTTCAGCCTCAACGCTACGGAAGATCAATTGGATTTCCCCGTTATCTATGGTTCTGCCAAGAACAACTGGATGAGCACCGATTGGCAGAAGCCGACTGAAACGATCACTCCGCTACTGGATTGTATCATCGAGAACATTCCGGCTCCGACACAGTTAGAAGGTACTCCGCAGATGTTGATTACTTCTCTGGATTATTCTTCTTATACCGGACGTATCGCCGTAGGTCGTGTGCATCGCGGTACATTAAAAGAAGGTATGAACGTAACGCTTGTAAAGCGCAACGGTGATATGCTTAAAAGTAAAATTAAAGAACTTCATGTATTCGAAGGTCTAGGCCGTGTAAAAACAAGTGAAGTTTCTTCTGGAGATATTTGTGCATTGGTAGGTATCGACGGATTTGAAATCGGAGATACTGTTTGTGACTTCGAAAATCCGGAGGCATTGCCACCTATTGCAATCGACGAGCCGACAATGAGTATGTTATTTGCCATCAACGACTCTCCGTTCTTCGGAAAAGACGGCAAGTTTGTAACTTCACGCCACATCCATGACCGTTTGATGAGGGAACTCGACAAGAATCTGGCTCTTCGCGTAAAGAAGAGTGAAGAGGATGGTAAATGGATTGTTTCCGGCCGTGGTGTACTTCACCTTTCCGTACTGATTGAAACAATGCGCCGCGAAGGATACGAATTGCAGGTAGGTCAGCCACAGGTTATCTACAGAGAAATAGACGGTGTAAAATGCGAACCGATTGAAGAACTGACAATCAACGTACCGGAAGAATATTCCAGTAAGATTATTGATATGGTAACCCGCCGTAAAGGTGAAATGGTCAAAATGGAAAATACGGGCGAACGTATCAATCTCGAATTTGATATGCCTTCACGTGGGATCATCGGTCTTCGTACCAATGTGCTGACCGCCTCTGCCGGTGAAGCTATTATGGCACACCGTTTTAAAGAATACCAGCCATACAAAGGAGAAATCGAACGTCGTACCAATGGTTCTATGATTGCCATGGAAAGCGGAACCGCTTTTGCTTATGCTATCGACAAATTGCAGGATCGCGGTAAATTCTTTATCTTCCCGCAGGATGAAGTCTATGCAGGACAGGTGGTAGGTGAACACTCTCACGACAATGACTTGGTTATCAACGTTACCAAATCAAAGAAGTTGACCAATATGCGTGCTTCCGGTTCGGACGATAAAGTTCGTCTGATTCCTCCCGTTCAGTTCTCACTCGAAGAAGCATTGGAGTACATCAAGGAAGACGAATATGTAGAAGTAACCCCGAAAGCAATGCGTATGCGTAAAGTCATTTTGGACGAAATAGAGCGCAAACGTGCGAACAAGATCTAA
- a CDS encoding MutS-related protein gives MVYLDADKQTYADLNVTGNVYGEQALCSLFLKAETKKGKSLMLDWIMHPLSDWEEICKRQEAIAWDFLPELPLNEEELDFIEYYLEYREQIRGANILLSCATIIDRLVRYDPNRYVVSRGVKLVFLMLHRLEKWTIAAGGNMPQLLKETADKVQELLHGSELEEVLQQTLDEKARLSNYAIDKYDYLFRCTRLLSIRELLSVVYMFDVCRTAHRVAKAKNFCFTPTMVQTMEFSVEGIVHPFVENAQKNNWEMSCGNICLFTGSNMAGKSTTLKALALAVWLAHCGLPVPVKSMICPVYEGIYTSINLPDSLRDGRSHFMAEVLRIKEVLQKAGTGKKCLVILDEMFRGTNAKDAFEASVAVNELLKEYSNCHFLISTHILEYAKAFELDPFCCFYYMEAEIKDDNFVCPHRLQKGISEARVGYWVVRKLLNMVELKK, from the coding sequence ATGGTATATTTGGACGCTGATAAACAGACTTATGCGGATTTGAACGTTACAGGGAATGTGTATGGTGAGCAGGCGCTTTGTTCTTTGTTTTTAAAAGCAGAAACGAAGAAAGGAAAGTCGCTGATGCTGGATTGGATTATGCATCCGTTGAGTGATTGGGAAGAGATTTGTAAACGTCAGGAAGCTATCGCCTGGGATTTCTTGCCGGAACTTCCTTTAAATGAGGAAGAACTGGACTTTATTGAATATTATCTGGAATATCGCGAACAGATAAGGGGAGCAAATATATTACTTTCATGTGCGACGATTATTGATCGTCTTGTACGATATGATCCGAACCGGTATGTGGTTTCCCGAGGAGTGAAATTGGTTTTTCTCATGTTGCACCGTTTGGAGAAATGGACTATTGCAGCAGGGGGGAATATGCCACAACTTTTAAAAGAAACAGCTGATAAGGTACAGGAACTTTTGCATGGAAGTGAATTAGAGGAAGTTCTGCAACAAACTTTAGATGAAAAGGCACGCTTGTCGAATTATGCCATAGATAAATATGATTATTTATTTCGTTGTACACGGTTATTGTCCATAAGGGAGTTGTTGTCTGTTGTCTACATGTTTGATGTTTGCAGGACGGCGCATCGGGTAGCGAAGGCAAAGAATTTCTGTTTCACTCCGACCATGGTGCAGACAATGGAGTTCTCTGTTGAAGGTATTGTACATCCTTTTGTGGAAAATGCGCAAAAGAATAATTGGGAAATGTCCTGTGGGAATATATGTCTTTTTACAGGTTCCAACATGGCGGGAAAATCGACAACTTTGAAGGCTTTGGCGCTGGCTGTCTGGTTAGCTCATTGCGGTCTGCCCGTTCCGGTTAAGTCAATGATTTGTCCTGTTTATGAGGGGATATATACATCTATCAACTTGCCTGATTCTTTGCGGGACGGGCGAAGTCATTTTATGGCGGAAGTGCTTCGTATTAAGGAAGTTCTACAAAAGGCGGGAACCGGAAAGAAATGTCTGGTCATTCTGGATGAGATGTTTCGGGGGACTAATGCTAAAGATGCATTTGAGGCTTCCGTTGCGGTAAATGAATTATTGAAGGAGTATTCCAATTGTCATTTTCTTATTTCGACCCATATTCTGGAATATGCAAAGGCATTTGAACTAGATCCTTTCTGTTGTTTCTATTATATGGAAGCGGAAATCAAAGATGATAATTTTGTATGTCCACATCGGTTGCAGAAAGGTATTTCAGAAGCTAGAGTCGGCTATTGGGTTGTGCGGAAGTTACTGAATATGGTTGAGCTGAAAAAATAA
- a CDS encoding chromate transporter produces the protein MIYLQLLWVYLKIGTFGFGGGYAMLSLIQHEIVDIHHWLTPQQFTDVVAISQMTPGPIGINSATYVGYAVTQSVWGAVLATVAVCLPSFILVLLISYFFAKCKDNKYIKAAMSGLLPMSVALIASAALLMMNKDNFIDYKSIGIFVGAFLITWKWELHPILLICLAGVVGVLLY, from the coding sequence ATGATATATTTACAATTACTTTGGGTGTATCTGAAGATAGGTACGTTTGGCTTCGGAGGTGGCTATGCTATGCTTTCCCTTATTCAACACGAAATTGTGGATATTCATCATTGGCTGACTCCCCAGCAATTTACGGATGTAGTGGCGATTTCGCAAATGACACCGGGTCCGATTGGAATTAATAGTGCTACTTACGTGGGATATGCAGTTACACAAAGTGTATGGGGAGCGGTGCTTGCTACTGTGGCAGTTTGTTTGCCTTCTTTTATTTTAGTATTGCTCATTTCTTATTTCTTTGCCAAATGCAAAGATAATAAGTATATCAAGGCGGCGATGTCGGGGCTGCTTCCTATGTCTGTGGCATTGATTGCTTCGGCAGCCTTACTGATGATGAACAAAGATAACTTTATTGATTATAAAAGTATTGGGATTTTTGTCGGTGCTTTTCTGATTACATGGAAATGGGAGCTACATCCTATTCTGCTGATCTGTCTTGCTGGTGTAGTGGGAGTGTTGTTGTATTAA
- a CDS encoding chromate transporter: MIVTYLKLFYTFAKIGMFTIGGGYAMIPLIEREIVKKKWMSKEEFMEMFALTQSLPGVFAVNISIFVGYKLHKVIGSLVCALATILPSFVIMMLIAMFFARFQDNEVMIRIFNGIRPAVVALILFPCISAVRALKLKYIQLMAPLIATVLIWQFGLSPIYVVLAGIAGGLVYTLWLKDKIKDIKA, from the coding sequence ATGATTGTTACTTATTTGAAACTCTTTTATACATTTGCGAAAATTGGTATGTTCACCATTGGAGGTGGATATGCCATGATTCCGTTGATAGAACGGGAGATAGTCAAGAAAAAGTGGATGAGTAAAGAGGAATTTATGGAAATGTTTGCCTTGACCCAGTCATTGCCCGGTGTTTTCGCAGTAAACATATCTATTTTTGTAGGTTATAAACTTCATAAGGTGATTGGTAGCCTGGTGTGCGCACTGGCTACCATATTGCCTTCTTTTGTTATTATGATGTTGATTGCGATGTTCTTTGCCCGTTTTCAGGATAATGAGGTGATGATCCGTATCTTTAACGGAATACGGCCGGCAGTGGTGGCATTGATTTTATTCCCTTGCATATCTGCGGTTAGGGCATTGAAGCTGAAATATATACAGTTGATGGCCCCCCTCATTGCTACTGTGTTGATCTGGCAATTCGGACTTTCTCCTATTTATGTAGTATTGGCGGGAATTGCGGGCGGACTGGTTTATACTTTATGGTTGAAAGATAAGATTAAAGATATAAAGGCATGA